TGGATGACACCGTCCAATTCCTCTAAGGCCGTCTTTACCGTTTCAAGGCAATTGCCGCAACTCATTTTTTCAATTTGAATCGTTAGCTCGCTCATGTTGGACCTCCTCACCGTTGTATTGCCAGTAATTCCTGCATTAATTCTTAGTATATCCAAGAAATAAATCTTCTATAAAGTGTCACAACTACTCTAAATGTTGATATGAAATGCCATCTATAATAAAGAGATGTTTAAAAAGGCGGTGTACGTGCATTGTTAGATTATACTATTCATCAACGAGATCGTAATTTGGAGGATGTTGTGTTGGTTCACGGTTTTGGTGGGACTTCGAAGATCTTCCGTTTACAAATGAAATCATATATGGAACACTTTAACGTGATCACGATTGAGTTACCTGGCCACGGCGAATCGCCTGACATCGATGCTTATGATGAGGCTTTTACTTGGAAGCTTGTAACAGATGAAGTCGAAAAAACATTGGACAAGATTGGCATAAAGAAAGCTCATTTTGTTGGAGTGTCTCTTGGAACGATTATTATTCATCAACTGATGCAGCAAGCGCCTGAGCGTGTAAAAAGCACGGTGATGGCAGGATGTGTAACAAAATTTACTTTTTCTGCAAAAATACTCTTGAATATAGGCAAACTAATTAAACCATTTACGCCTCACTTATGGATCTATAAGCTATTTGCTCAGATCATGATGCCTAAGGAAAATCATAAAAAATCACGTGACATTTTCATTCGTGAAGCCGTAAAGATGAAACGTAAAAATTTCATGGGGTACTACAATGCCGTTCAGAAAGTTGAAATGGCTTACGAATATGTGCAAGACTATGCGGCACACGTAAAAAAGCTTTATGTGTCTGGGAGTGAGGATCACTTTTTCATCGAGGCTTTAAAAGAAGATATCGAAAGCGACCCTAATGCCCAAATGGTGACGTTTGAGAAATGCGGTCACCTATGTAATATAGAAAGATCTCGTAATTTTAATGAAGTGTCAGTGAATTTCCTACTTGAGCAAGTCGAAAGAATCAGAAAGATTTCATAAAAAGCAGCAAGAAGATGGAGTGATACGACTATGAATATATTCTTAACCGGTTCGACAGGCTTTCTTGGTGGTCGTTTGATTAAAAACCTCGTCCATCAACAGCCAAATACGCTGTATGTTTTAGTTCGTGATCTCGAGAAGGGCGAGCAATTAAAGGCGACCTTTTCAAAAGAGGAACAAGAAAGCATTCATTTGCTAGTTGGTGATATTACCAAGGTGGATTGTGGATTGTCTCAGGCGGATGTATCGAAGCTCACTGGAGTCGTTGATGTGTTTTATCACTTGGCTGCTTTGGTGAAATTTGATCTGGATTTGCGCGATGATTTATTTGCGATCAATTATGACGGCACAAAGCATGCCCTAAATCTTGCACAACAAACTGGCGCGAAAAAGTTTCTTTATGTTAGTACGGCATACACAGTCGGCAAGCGCTCGGTTGGTGTTGAAGAGTTGTATGATCCTCAGGCTTCGTACAACAATCCGTATGAGGAAAGCAAAGTAAAGTCAGAACACCTCGTCTTCTCGTATGCCGATCAGATGGATGTTTCGATTTTACGCCCATCGATCATCGTTGGTGACTCCAAAACCGGTGAGGCCGATTCAATGTTTACATTGTACGGGTTCATGCGCGCGCTCGAAATTTTCCAGCGCAAAATCAATCGGAGCGAAGACGGACGAGTTGGGACGTATCGACTTGTAGCGAATAAAGAAGGAACGTCGAATCTAGTCCCTGTTGATTATGTGGCTGATATCTTAAGCTTAGCGGCAACGAGAGCCGAAGCGGGGAAAATTTATAATGTGACCAACCCTGTCGCACCGAAAAATATCGACCTTCTCAATATGTTGAAAAGCGCATTGAAATTCGACAATTTATCGGTCGTCGATGATGCGACCGACTACCACTTGTCTCCGATTGAAACGCGATTAAATACTATGGTCGACGTATTTAACGTCTACTTATCAGGTGCGATTCAATTTGAAGATAAAAATACGCAGGCGTTGATCGCCGGTTCATCGGTTAAGCATTTAGCAATGTCAGCTGAGACGGTGCAAATGATCATGAATGTATATATGAAGCAGCCAGTTAGATGAAGAGTGTCCTCCGCATATGTTGTGTGGAGGGTTTTTTGTGTGGGATTGCTGGACGTGGGGTCGGTACGGTCATTTGAATTTCCAGTTTTTTGCTGCATTTGCGCGGAAATCGAGTCAGTTCGCGCGAAAGTGTGATCGATTTGCGCGGAACAGTAACTTATTTGCGCGAAAACATGACCAATTCGCGCGGTAACGATTGAACAAGTCAAATCAACTAAAAAAAGCCGTTCTTCCTCTCGCATCGGTGCGGGGAAGGACGGCTCTTCTTTTTAAAAGTTGAACTTCTAGCTTGTTTTTGAAGTTATTCAGCTGTTTGAGCTGTTTTTCACTTCATTTTTATTTCGCTTAGATGTCTTGCGGCTTCGAAACTGTGATGTTGCTTATCACGATTGCCTGTAACGATAATTTCTTGTCCTAAATGACTCGGATTAGAGATCAGTCCGTATGACGAACGCTCTTTTCCTTTTAGGTCGACAAGAATCATCTTGCTACGGTCTGTTTCATCCGGCGAATCGGCCACAAGCAGGTTATGGTCATTGTAGAAGCCTTTACCAATAGCTACATGATTACGTGAACGTACATTTCCGACAACATAGCCTTTGAATGTGAACTCACCTTTAGCTGCAATTGCGTCGGCTATTGTGTGAAATTCCTCTTCTGGTTCTGGTGTTGGTTCTGGATCTACTGGTTCGAT
Above is a genomic segment from Bacillus sp. FJAT-45037 containing:
- a CDS encoding alpha/beta fold hydrolase produces the protein MLDYTIHQRDRNLEDVVLVHGFGGTSKIFRLQMKSYMEHFNVITIELPGHGESPDIDAYDEAFTWKLVTDEVEKTLDKIGIKKAHFVGVSLGTIIIHQLMQQAPERVKSTVMAGCVTKFTFSAKILLNIGKLIKPFTPHLWIYKLFAQIMMPKENHKKSRDIFIREAVKMKRKNFMGYYNAVQKVEMAYEYVQDYAAHVKKLYVSGSEDHFFIEALKEDIESDPNAQMVTFEKCGHLCNIERSRNFNEVSVNFLLEQVERIRKIS
- a CDS encoding SDR family oxidoreductase, which gives rise to MNIFLTGSTGFLGGRLIKNLVHQQPNTLYVLVRDLEKGEQLKATFSKEEQESIHLLVGDITKVDCGLSQADVSKLTGVVDVFYHLAALVKFDLDLRDDLFAINYDGTKHALNLAQQTGAKKFLYVSTAYTVGKRSVGVEELYDPQASYNNPYEESKVKSEHLVFSYADQMDVSILRPSIIVGDSKTGEADSMFTLYGFMRALEIFQRKINRSEDGRVGTYRLVANKEGTSNLVPVDYVADILSLAATRAEAGKIYNVTNPVAPKNIDLLNMLKSALKFDNLSVVDDATDYHLSPIETRLNTMVDVFNVYLSGAIQFEDKNTQALIAGSSVKHLAMSAETVQMIMNVYMKQPVR